Sequence from the Toxoplasma gondii ME49 chromosome Ib, whole genome shotgun sequence genome:
TATGCGCAGGCAAGCATCGAAACAGGTTTTTCCAAGGTGAAGAAGCTTCACGGTGTCGAGACAcactggaaagaaaaaggcgaacgagaagatAGACCTTTTTGCAGAGCCCAAGGAACAAAGGATCTCTCCCCGATTTCCacgttctctcgcctctcagcAGAAGAtaaaaagagaggaagcagcgagcaATTATGATGTTTCCAGAGTCACTGGAGTCTcctggaagagaaggactTGCAAAGACACTCTCCGACCTCCCAAGAAAAACTCTGCACCGCACCCGCATCCTCGGCGTTTCAAAAGCCaaggagaggggaaggtGCAGCCTGGGGCGGCTTCTCTCGAGACTCTGCGGGAACTGAGGAAACGCGGCGGTGAAAGGAAGCCGCAGACGATCACCTTCCACTCGCACCGAGACATGACAGGCACgcagacagagcgagaggcaaGAATCCAGAtggaagagacgacagagaaggacggaCAGCAACTCGGAAGGATCGACGGCGAGgacagaagcgagggagaagagagtctcCTCTCGGCGTCGTCTCACCTTGTACAACTAAACGAGAGTCGCCGCGAAATCTTCGGCAGGtcaaaagacacagagagacagacattCGCGCACAACGAACACTGGGGCAACAGTTTCACACGGAAAACGAACGCGCCTGCAACACCCGACAGACCCCCCCCCCGAGTGCACTGAactctgaagagagacatACTTGgccgcgtcgctctctgcaaAGAAAGCCTTCCACGCGAAGTCATTTGAACACAACAACAACGTCGAAACGAGCGCGAAACGGAAAAACAGCGCAGGACAAAAGATGTGACTTGTCTCCTACACCGCTCTCTCGGAACGCCTCTCCACCGGAAAGGACCGCGATCGACGCAGCATGTCGCAcaagagaagcaagaaaagcGCATGACTTGACACCCGCAAAAAGAATGTCGCCTTGCGACagccagagaaaagacaacgaaTCGAGACAGAAAATCCCAGCTAGTTTCACACCTCGTTTCTCGCGAAGAAAGCAGGCCCAAAGGAACCGGAAAacacgagaaaaagcgaacggcggagagacgaaaaacgaaaactcGTACGCCAAAGTGTCTAAACACCCGAaccacatatatatatataactatatatatatatatataaccatatatataaccatatatacatatacatatacatacatatacacgtatacacCTATAGCGATTTCCATCTCTCTATCTGAGACTGCGTAGACGCATCTTTCGGGATATTCGATTTTCTGCAGGTTCTCGATTAATACGCATCTCCggttcttctgcctctctttctgtcatCTTCGTCCCTCCTCGAGGGGAAGaagtctctgctgtctcttctgcgttcaCGACCAAAGTGCGAGTCAGTCGACGGCGACCGTCTCCGGTCTCTGCGCTCcacttctcgctttctctctcgctcttcacacgctgcatgcggcgacgCAAAAcatcttgtttcttctcggtcttctggagcgccgtttctcttcccgcCTCTCGGTGGCGAgcacgagggagaagatcgTCGGTTTTCTTTTGTGACTCGGCCTCGCCTTGGCGGCGAAAACGACTCATCTCTGTCCGAAGaatttcgtttcctctctctcctcacagGTTCCGgcggttctctctcgtcctcgaaACTGCGTCTCCGCTCGTGTGCCGTCAAGCGCCGCAGAggccgtctctcttctctctctctcatttcttctctATCCCGCCctcgtctttcgtctcttctctcgtcctcgtctcggtcgtctctgtctcttctctcttctctttcttcgaacTTTCTGCGTGAGTGGATACGAGGACTCGCATCACGGTCGCCGCGAAtcgtctcgcgtctcccgccTCGGTCTTCTCTGAATCTGtcggaagacagagaagtctctcgccttctgtcgctgtcgaCCTCCCGATTCCGTCGCGGAGacagttttcttctctcgtctttttccctcctctcctctctcgcttcccggCGCCCCAGAGATCGttgagaagagacagatctTCGCTCGTCACGTTCTTCAGGCCTCATCttgcgctcttctctccctctctcgccacCAATCTTTGAGTCTGCGGCTtcccagtctctctctcttcttcgctgcccgCGAGACTGAGAAGGACTTCTCCTGTCATCGCGCTCATCACTCGCTTTATCcatgcgtcttctcttgaaAGAAGTCaaagcttcttctctctctctgtcaatGGAGACGTCTCgccctcttcgtttctcttctctctcctcggaAACGCATCTGCTATCTCTTTGGTCTCTCCCTTTGTCCATAGACAaatctctttctccctttcttctgtcgtctctctcggtgtcTTCAAAgtcatctcttcttctccctcgtctctcgcctctctctctgtcttcagagtcatctcttcttctccctcgtctgtcgtttctctctctgtcttcagagtcatctcgttctctccctcgtctctcgcctctctctctgtcctccaactcatcttttcctctccctcgtctgtcgtctctctctctgtcttcagagtcaactcgttctctccctcgtctctcgcctctctctctgtcctccaactcatcttttcctctccctcgtctgtcgtctctctctctgtcttcagagtcaactcgttctctccctcgtctctcgcctctctctctgtcctccaactcgtctgttcttctccctcgtctgtcgtctctctctctgtcgatagagatgcttcttctccccactcttgtttcttcttctctctctctgtcgatagagatgtctcttcttctctctcttttcgcttctctctctctgtcttccgaATCatcccgtcttcttccttttctgtcgtctctctctctgtcgatagagatgcttcttcttcccactcttgtttcttctctctctctgtcgacagagatgtctcttcttctctctcttttcgcttctctctctctgtcttccgaATCatcccgtcttcttccttttctgtcgtctctctctctgtcgatagagatgcttcttcttcccgctcttgtttcttctctctctctgtcgacagagatgtctcttcttctctctcttttcgcttctctctctctgtcttccgaATCatcccgtcttcttccttttctgtcgtctctctctctgtcgataGAGATACTTCTTCTCCCcactcttgtttcttcttctctctctctatcgacagagatgtctcttcttctctctcttttcgcttctctctctctgtcttccgaATCatcccgtcttcttccttttctgtcgtctctctctctgtcgatagagatgcttcttcttcccactcttgtttcttcttctctctctctgtcgatagagatgtctcttcttctctctcttttcgcttctctctctctgtcttccgaATCatcccgtcttcttccttttctgtcatctctctctctgtcgatagagatgcttcttcttcccactcttgtttcttcttctctctctctgtcgacggagatgtctcttcttctctctcttttgacttctctctctctgtcttccgaATCAtcccgttttcttccttttctgtcttctctctctctgtcaatggagatgcttcttctccccactcttgtttcttcttctctggcgtctcgttcttctcgcgctgcaccgggagagagagaatcctgtcggtttttctcttctcttctctcctcacgCCGCAGAGACGGTGAtcgcgaggaaagacgcgcgtcctctttctctctcttgtctctgtcggaAAATGGGGAGagcctcttcgccttctcttgcctctccaGCACgagctcttctcttcggtccgctctctcttgttctctctctctttctcccttgctCGCTCGTCTGTCCCTGTGCCCCTCCTCGTGCTCACTCGCCGGCGAGACTTCTCGACTCATCATCTCCTGCCGCGAGAGTTCACTCTCCCTCGCGCGTCtgttgctgtctccgctctctctgtcatgGGAGAATCTGTCTCCTGAGGACACCGACCGTCTGTCTCGACCTCGctcgcggcttctgctgcgccctcggtcttccttttcccttctctcgtctctctcgtctctctcgtctcggcTGTATCGACTGTATCGGCTGCTGGCCTCGCTGCTTCCCCGGCGGTCGAACGAACGCGGACTCCGACTTCGTGAGCTGTAGCGAGGCGAAGAATAGTCCTGGTCGTAGTCGCGCGAACTGTAGTCCTTCTCGACCTGAACCAGTGACGAGAACACAAGAACAGTGGAGAAGCGCGACCTCAAAACATGAGACATGGCCTTCATCTTGTCACAGCGTCAAGACGCGCTTCAGCAAACGGGCATCTCTCACCCCAGAGACCGTTACGCCGcatctccttttcttcctgcgccttccacgtttcttctcttctcgtcttctcttccctgtttcgtcgtctcctttcttctccttctcttcctctccgtttcttctcgcttcccctcccttcctccctctctctctctctccgctcgctACTCGCTCTgctccccttttctcttcctgcttctcacCTTGATGACGGATCCGCGACCCTCGACGCGCATTTCGCTCTTGTCCAGCGAGCGAACTGCATACTTCAGATCCTCCGCATGCTCGAACTCGACGACGCCTCGGCCGTGCGAAAGAACTTCTGCAAAGCCGACAGGTCCAGCTCGCCTCATGTGATCCTTCAAGTGTTGCCACCGACAGCCTggcgggagaaaggaaaccaGCGCTCGAAAGCCTGTCCGCCGCGGAGGTCCTGAGGCGCCTCCCATGGGGATGAAATTCGGATTCGATCCCAGGCGACGCGCAGGCTGCGCTGTGAACTCCACGCGCAGAGACCGCCCTCGGTACAAGTATCCGTGGCGACAAGCAACCGCGTCCTCTGCTGCGCTGAAACACCatacagagaaaaacacaaaaaccgATCCAGAAAACACGCAATCACTGCACTtgcacacatatatatatatataataacGTATATATGGATGTCACTGTGTGTAGAGGACGGGGGAACTCGAGTGAGggggggagacgagagagcgagacatACAGGACGAccgaggaacagagagagagaaagagaagtgaAGGTGACAGGGACGAAAAGAGATGATGGGCGCAGTCCACTCgcaacaaagagaaaaagagagggacGCAATGAAGAAGATCAAGAGAGAAAATCCGACGTCGAGGCACCGAAACACAAGTCTCGAAACCAGCGCgcgtgaggaagaaaaacgaaaatccgaacgccgaagaagaggccaTCCTCTCGTGTTCGAACGCGGCCGTTCTTCATCTTTCACTCCAGCGCCGaactcttctcttctcttcctcgttcgcgctctgttcctcctctctcaccGGATCGTTTCGAATTCGACGAAGGCGTAGCACGAGTCTGACATGCCTCCTCGAGCCCGCTTGATGTCGATGTCTCTCAGGCGACCGAACTGCGGAGAACAAaccaagaaaaacgaacaacGCAGTTCCATACCTCCTGCGGTACCCCACGttcgcgtcgctctccatcttcttcgcctccctcttctctctcgtcctctctcttctctctgctcgctgCAGGGAGATATGCCCAGGTCCTCGCaaccgtctctgtcttcgcttgAAGCAGCGAGCTGAGCTCCACGCGGTGCTCCGCCACCATCCAACACAACTGGGCATCTCCACACGAATAAAGACGCGTGCATAGACATAAACATACGcacatataaacatatatatatatacatacatctacatatatatatatatacatatatatatttgtaagtgcgtgtatgcatgcacatgtattATATATGTGCATCTGCAGATGACTCTGGGTCATCTGCATAAAAACAAGCAGACCTCGACACACAGCTGTACCGCTGTGTCCGCCTCCAACTCGCTCTTCAACTGTTCATGTGCGTCGACCgctctatacatatatatatatatatatatatacaaatatatatacatatatatatatatatatatacatatatatacatacatatatatatatatgcagatatatgcagagagaactggGAGCAACACAAGCATCCGTAGGTAGGAGTAGATATGTCTTTGCTGGCTACCTTGAAAAGGATGTCCTCGACATCTCTTTCTCGAATGTCTCTGGGGAGGTTGCCGACGTAGATGCACGTCGGACGACCTCTGACGGGACCTAGGCCTCTCCTtccaggagacgcgaggcggACGGAACGCAACGGAGAACCTCGATTCGGGGGATAGCTGGGGATGTATCcatctctgccttctctgcgtaCGCTGTCGGAGATACTTCTGcgacttctgtctctggaaAACGAACGCGGGTGTCTCCCTGGATTCGAAGCAGATCTTCGGCTTCGCGCATTCAAGCTGCGGCCTCTCGAGCACCCCGATGAGCTTCGACTCCGTGAGTCTCTTTGTCGAGAGCGACTCCGACTGCTGTGACATCCGTCCTCTCTCCGACCTCGCgacgcgcctttctcttctctttctcgcgaggcgtttctctcttctctttctcgcgaggcgtttctctcttctctttctcgcgaggcgtttctctcttctctttctcgtgaggcgtctctctcttctctttctcgcgaggcgtctctctcttctctttctcgcgaggcgtttctctcttctctttctcgcgacgcgcctttctcttctctttctctagagagacctctctcttctctctcggttcGCGGCTTTTCGAGaggccttctctctggggTGAGAGAAGTCGACCTCGCCGCTTCAGGTCCAGAGTGGTTGgtctccatcttcctctcAAACTTCAGAACCTCCAGAAGCGCAGTGGAGAACAGCCAAGTCGCCAGCGCTCGGGCAGGAAGACAGGTCGACAAGAAGCGGAGCGCGGGGAGAAGAGCCAGGCGGAGCGTGAGAGAACAACGGAGATGTAAAGAAGTAGAAGAGAGCacgaggaaggggagagcgaaggaacgagacaagagagcagcgggaaggacgagggagagaagagaaactggGAGGCAGGGCagcagggagaaacgcgaggaaggagagaagagatcgGAGACGGTAAATCGGTTTTCTGTCGACTCTCGGACCTTTGGACTTTTTCTGGAAGATCTTCGGCTGCGTCACCAAGTCTGCGAAGGTCAGGCAAGCTGCGATccaaggaaacgcagagagcgaagagagccgttgcagagagaaaacacccGTGCAGTAGcaaggagaagacaaagacgacaAGGCTTTCACAaaggtgaagagaaaaaaagagaagcggagaggggggaaagagaagcatCCACGCGCGGCGATATTTTTTCTACGGTCGGCCGCGCGATCCGTTTTGTGTGTGGCGGCCGAGTCGGAAATCTGTGGACGGAGACGGTGGGGAGAGgacaaagtggagagaacgacggagacgaatcgagaagaagaaagagagagggaacagggatcgaaaaaaacggacTCTCGGATTTTCATGAACAGGCCGagtgcagaaaaaaggaggcaGTTCCAAGAAGGGGGACGCGCGACGAAAGGAAATGtttgaagaagcagagacacacgcgcaaatagtctctctgtccccaAAAAGCGCTGTGCAAAGAAAAGTTCCTCTACGCGaatctctcgcctccacaaATCCTTCAGGAAGGCTTTCCCAcggctctctttctccttttctctctgccctctgcctctctcgccgcctctctgtctctccgaaaaattttgcatgcacagcagcGCAGACTGCGGCCTGCGCTGCGCGCGTCcggcgttctctcttcttctctccgtcacTCGCGCGCGTTCGGCTGCGCCAGCAAGGGAGGTTTGTCGCCTGCGGCTGTCGAAGGCAGCGCGCGGCCGGAGCGCGAAGAGGGTTCTCACGCGATGAAAGAGCCGTTTTCGAgctcgagaggagacgcgctcggaacagaaggaaagaactcGAGCACCCGAAGACGTTCAGTTCAGGCGACCAGGGCACCGCGCggccctcttctcttctcagcGGAAGTCTCCGCGCTCCCGCGCAATCTGACGAGGAGTCTGCGCTTTTCGCCTGGGGGGAAGTCTAAACTTCTTACTTGTGCTCGAGAAAAAGCTCGCCGGCAAGAACGGACGCCTGCAGACCGGTAGAGAGCGCTTCGTGTGCGTGAGAACTGCGTAAGGAATGCGGATGTCTATTCCTGGATTCTTGGGCCAGGAAGTCTTCCGTGGAACGCGTCCGCAGGTGAGTTCCGGAAAACAGGGGATCAGACGGGCAAGGAACTCGCTGAGTCTGTGCTGAACAGCGTCCCTAGGGAATCGAGTCTTTGTCTTCaaacaagaggagacagaagggagaagaaggaaaaagaaaacggagaaggcggcgcaggcACACCCACACaccctgtctctgcgtcggggagagaaagagagagagaggctgagGTCGTGTGTGTGCCGACGAAACAGACAGGTAGTAGCCTTCGGAGTTCGGCATTCTCTCTTTGAAATCCTTTTCTTTCGAGGTTTCCTCTGAGTTCGGAAATGCGACAAAGGTGACGAGACGCCGAGACTCGCAGgtgctgtctctttctgtccgAAACGGATGCCTCCGCGCAAAAGACGGCCTCCACACGACTCCCATGGCGATCTGGGCCGTTGCGCCGCGCTCGAGAAAAATTGAGAAAAATCGTGCAAGCCGCGCCTGCGACAGATGCAAGATGTCTTTCGGATGGCGGTCTGCTGAAACAGTCGCCCAATGCGGTCCTAGAATCACACGAACTCGGCGCGACAGCAAAAGTTCGACTGGAGTGACCCCAGTGCGTCGAAGCGAGTTTCAGCAGCAGCGCGTTGACGGGAACAGTGACCATGTTTTTAAGAACTGCGGCATGTCTTTTCGCTGTGTTGAGAAAGCAAGGAAatgcgtcgccttctttgcaCGCAAGACAGAGGGGAGAATCGCTAGAAGACCCCAGGCTTCTCTTTTTGCCGCGGTCtgccaagagagagagagagagaaagaaagagccACAGAGTGAGAAGAGCAAATGTCTTGCTTTTGCTAGCCTGCACGTGCAGAGCGGAGACTCCTCAGCACTCTACTGCTCTCGCTCGCGAGAAAGCGTTTGAAGAATCCCTCCAAATAGGAaagcaaaaaagagaagggcACCTCACCCTCACCCACACACACGTACAGacatacacacgcatgcaagcTCTCTCAGTGTCCCGCCAACAAACCGTTTCTAAGGTCGACAGATCCTgagacggaggaaaacgATGCGGACCCAGACGATAACGAGAGAGATGTGATACAGATTCAACTAGACCGACAGATCATATTTATCCCTGTAGAAATAGGCATGAAACAAGGTAAATATGTGTATCGtgtacatatctatataggGAGAAGGGGGTTGTATTTATGTTTTGAATGGAAATCTAGGCATCCGTATGCACGTGGTTTGGTTATTCGTATATTAacaggaaggcgaaaaaatGTACCTGTACGTTAGTAGAAAAAAAGGAtccgtgtgtgtgtgctggGGGGAGGGGAGGGAGGGGGAGGGGCGGTCTATGAATGGATGGTTTATGAATGGATAGATATAGGCGACACAGATATAAGTTGAGGAATGTTTAGGTAAATACAGAGAGGGTGAGGGAAGGAGGCActctggaggagacacaggacgCCTGTCCATCGCGTAGCTCAAGAGTCT
This genomic interval carries:
- a CDS encoding RNA recognition motif-containing protein (encoded by transcript TGME49_209850) codes for the protein METNHSGPEAARSTSLTPERRPLEKPRTEREERGLSREREEKGASREREERNASREREERDASREREERDASREREERNASREREERNASREREERNASREREEKGASRGRREDGCHSSRSRSRQRDSRSRSSSGCSRGRSLNARSRRSASNPGRHPRSFSRDRSRRSISDSVRREGRDGYIPSYPPNRGSPLRSVRLASPGRRGLGPVRGRPTCIYVGNLPRDIRERDVEDILFKFGRLRDIDIKRARGGMSDSCYAFVEFETIRAAEDAVACRHGYLYRGRSLRVEFTAQPARRLGSNPNFIPMGGASGPPRRTGFRALVSFLPPGCRWQHLKDHMRRAGPVGFAEVLSHGRGVVEFEHAEDLKYAVRSLDKSEMRVEGRGSVIKVEKDYSSRDYDQDYSSPRYSSRSRSPRSFDRRGSSEASSRYSRYSRDERDERDERREKEDRGRSRSRERGRDRRSVSSGDRFSHDRESGDSNRRARESELSRQEMMSREVSPASEHEEGHRDRRASKGEREREQERADRREELVLERQEKAKRLSPFSDRDKREKEDARLSSRSPSLRREERREEKNRQDSLSPGAAREERDAREEETRVGRRSISIDREREDRKGRKRDDSEDREREVKRERRRDISVDREREEETRVGRRSISIDRERDDRKGRRRDDSEDREREAKRERRRDISIDREREEETRVGRRSISIDRERDDRKGRRRDDSEDREREAKRERRRDISVDREREEETRVGRRSISIDRERDDRKGRRRDDSEDREREAKRERRRDISVDREREETRAGRRSISIDRERDDRKGRRRDDSEDREREAKRERRRDISVDREREETRVGRRSISIDRERDDRKGRRRDDSEDREREAKRERRRDISIDREREEETRVGRRSISIDRERDDRRGRRTDELEDRERGERRGRERVDSEDRERDDRRGRGKDELEDRERGERRGRERVDSEDRERDDRRGRGKDELEDRERGERRGRERDDSEDRERNDRRGRRRDDSEDRERGERRGRRRDDFEDTERDDRRKGERDLSMDKGRDQRDSRCVSEEREEKRRGRDVSIDREREEALTSFKRRRMDKASDERDDRRSPSQSRGQRRRERDWEAADSKIGGERGREERKMRPEERDERRSVSSQRSLGRREAREERREKDERRKLSPRRNREVDSDRRRETSLSSDRFREDRGGRRETIRGDRDASPRIHSRRKFEEREERRDRDDRDEDERRDERRGRDREEMREREERRPLRRLTAHERRRSFEDEREPPEPVRRERKRNSSDRDESFSPPRRGRVTKENRRSSPSCSPPRGGKRNGAPEDREETRCFASPHAACEERERKREVERRDRRRSPSTDSHFGRERRRDSRDFFPSRRDEDDRKRGRRTGDAY